From the Paenibacillus sp. FSL H8-0548 genome, one window contains:
- a CDS encoding helix-turn-helix domain-containing protein, whose product MQNETHFFSYFPISLKLHEYSPGFRSKSVNIQRSSIAFIQKGSGILFIGSKRYPLHTGAFFILEPAMKIKLMNDSNSTLRLHLLQFRTAELSFSEDNCKASLYPSTLFDGAMPVRHTSPAITDALLMDLLQAFKEQSELSDMKKQLVFYELLLHLHAQQKAPTLTVNESVQQTIAYMEEKYAKALPLSELPLLAGMTPSSYCRAFKKITGLTPGNYLTQLRIMHAKELMTEQGAALRDIAIAVGFQDELYFSRVFKKIEGISPSVYLKRRDRKIAVVSSFFLQDHLLALGILPIAAPCFPKYYNTPSGFPSYLHDRLIGTVPLNAERTIMTSDVLRLAPDMILKTEFCKNPNDSLWNEAKSTIFIDHSTSWEQYLRSIAARVLKEKEAERIIRRMTLLEQDARKKLAPVTKKGKWVIIRLLPGNCRLYGVSDHTFTELFYRRLQFQPDERVTHSIYINDALERIIELNPENIVILWSEETEVNALASNEAWQNLRAVQENRVYYPDTREWDPWGPIGREHMIRAMTRYFTKNAVDS is encoded by the coding sequence ACGCTATCCCCTTCATACTGGAGCCTTCTTTATTCTTGAGCCTGCGATGAAAATTAAACTGATGAACGATTCCAACAGCACTCTTCGGCTTCATCTGCTGCAATTCCGTACGGCCGAGCTCTCTTTCTCTGAGGACAACTGCAAAGCATCACTCTATCCATCTACACTCTTTGACGGAGCCATGCCTGTTCGGCATACTTCTCCAGCAATTACTGACGCGCTGCTTATGGATCTGCTGCAAGCCTTCAAGGAGCAGAGCGAGCTTAGCGATATGAAGAAGCAGCTTGTCTTCTACGAGCTGCTTCTTCATCTGCATGCACAGCAGAAAGCACCTACTCTGACGGTTAATGAATCCGTGCAGCAAACCATTGCCTACATGGAGGAAAAATATGCGAAAGCACTCCCCCTAAGCGAGCTCCCGCTGCTTGCGGGGATGACGCCCAGCTCGTATTGCCGAGCCTTTAAGAAAATAACCGGCTTAACACCAGGCAATTATTTGACGCAGCTGCGTATCATGCACGCCAAGGAGCTCATGACCGAGCAAGGAGCCGCATTGCGCGATATCGCAATTGCCGTCGGCTTTCAGGACGAGCTATATTTCAGCAGAGTATTCAAAAAAATAGAGGGGATATCCCCCTCCGTGTACCTCAAGCGCCGCGATCGGAAAATTGCCGTCGTGAGCAGTTTCTTTTTGCAGGATCATTTGCTTGCCCTTGGCATTTTGCCTATTGCCGCACCTTGCTTTCCAAAATATTACAACACGCCTTCTGGCTTTCCAAGCTATCTGCATGACCGATTAATTGGAACGGTTCCGCTAAATGCAGAACGAACCATTATGACAAGTGATGTGCTGAGATTAGCACCCGACATGATACTTAAAACTGAATTTTGTAAAAATCCGAACGACAGCCTTTGGAATGAAGCAAAATCAACCATCTTTATTGACCATTCTACGAGCTGGGAGCAATATCTGCGCAGTATTGCTGCGCGTGTACTCAAGGAAAAAGAAGCTGAGCGCATCATTCGCCGCATGACCTTGCTGGAGCAGGATGCACGAAAAAAGCTTGCCCCTGTCACGAAAAAAGGCAAATGGGTAATCATCCGGCTCCTTCCGGGCAACTGCCGGCTATATGGCGTCTCAGACCATACCTTTACCGAATTATTTTACCGCCGTCTGCAATTCCAGCCTGATGAGCGCGTAACTCACTCTATTTATATAAACGATGCACTGGAGCGAATAATTGAGCTTAACCCTGAAAATATTGTTATCCTTTGGAGCGAAGAGACTGAGGTAAATGCGCTTGCCAGCAATGAGGCTTGGCAAAATCTTCGTGCTGTACAGGAAAATCGGGTCTATTATCCAGATACGAGGGAATGGGATCCGTGGGGGCCTATTGGTAGAGAACATATGATTCGAGCGATGACGCGGTATTTTACGAAAAATGCAGTGGATAGTTAG
- a CDS encoding protein tyrosine phosphatase has protein sequence MHLLFICSRNKWRSLTAETIFQGVGGHEVRSAGTEENARIKVTAGQIGWADLIFAMEKKHVRRLQDKFRHELAGKQLICLHIPDEFEYMNEELIGLLQSSVAMHVSLPDE, from the coding sequence ATTCATCTTTTATTTATTTGCAGCCGAAACAAATGGCGGAGCTTAACAGCAGAAACGATTTTTCAAGGTGTTGGCGGTCATGAGGTAAGGTCAGCGGGCACAGAAGAGAATGCCCGAATTAAGGTGACCGCAGGCCAGATCGGCTGGGCAGATCTGATTTTTGCTATGGAGAAGAAGCATGTCCGCAGGCTGCAGGATAAGTTCCGTCATGAGCTTGCGGGCAAGCAGCTTATCTGTCTTCATATTCCGGATGAATTCGAATATATGAATGAAGAGCTGATCGGTCTGCTTCAGTCGAGTGTGGCCATGCATGTCTCCCTTCCAGACGAATAG
- a CDS encoding saccharopine dehydrogenase NADP-binding domain-containing protein has protein sequence MKRDIIVVGGYGHVGGQICEQLAIQFPGRVYAAGRSLARAEQFCSRLGGKVKPLRIAVGEQPQTEQLKDAKLVVMCLDQTDTSFARACLTAGVDYVDVSANGTFFEAMEQLKEENAGLNSTAVLSVGLAPGLTNLLALKAFQSMEEISRIEIAIMLGLGDAHGKAAIEWTVQSLAGSFAITENGSTRRVSSFTEGIYTDFGFALGERKTYRFPFSDQQTLVRTLKVPTISTRLCFDSRMVTGVMALLKAAGFGRLLGVKRIKKWTIQAFSKLRFGSARYAVKVAGYGKKAGVDAIVEYGLQGTKEAEVTAMTAAAVAKMMYESKLPRGIYHVEQLFELDVCDQHLLLQLKGEKLESSRSLIANIESWSRIQG, from the coding sequence CGCGTGCGGAGCAATTCTGCAGCAGGCTGGGCGGTAAGGTGAAGCCGCTGCGCATAGCGGTAGGGGAGCAGCCGCAGACGGAGCAATTAAAGGATGCCAAGCTCGTCGTCATGTGCTTGGATCAGACGGATACCTCATTTGCAAGAGCCTGTTTGACTGCCGGTGTTGATTATGTAGATGTATCGGCAAATGGTACGTTTTTCGAGGCTATGGAGCAGTTGAAGGAAGAGAACGCGGGGTTAAACAGCACTGCCGTATTAAGTGTCGGCCTTGCTCCCGGGCTTACCAATTTGCTTGCGCTCAAGGCGTTTCAGTCTATGGAAGAAATAAGCCGTATCGAGATTGCGATCATGCTTGGACTAGGGGATGCCCATGGAAAAGCGGCGATTGAATGGACGGTCCAGAGCCTTGCGGGATCGTTTGCGATTACTGAGAATGGGAGCACTCGGAGGGTAAGCAGCTTTACAGAGGGCATCTACACGGATTTTGGTTTTGCGCTAGGTGAGCGGAAAACCTATCGATTCCCCTTCTCGGACCAGCAGACGCTTGTTCGGACGTTGAAGGTTCCGACCATTTCTACTCGTTTATGCTTTGATTCCCGAATGGTGACAGGTGTAATGGCATTGCTTAAGGCAGCAGGCTTTGGTCGCCTATTAGGCGTAAAGCGGATAAAAAAATGGACGATACAGGCATTCAGCAAGCTGCGCTTCGGCTCCGCCCGGTATGCGGTAAAGGTCGCGGGATACGGCAAGAAGGCAGGAGTTGATGCCATCGTAGAGTACGGGCTTCAGGGAACTAAGGAAGCTGAAGTAACAGCGATGACGGCGGCTGCAGTAGCAAAGATGATGTACGAGAGCAAGCTGCCGCGAGGTATTTATCATGTGGAGCAGTTATTCGAGCTGGACGTATGCGACCAGCACTTGCTTCTGCAATTAAAAGGGGAAAAGCTAGAGTCTTCACGCTCGTTGATTGCTAACATTGAAAGCTGGTCCCGCATACAAGGCTAG